A genomic window from Leptospira bandrabouensis includes:
- a CDS encoding flagellin, whose product MIINHNLAAINSHRVLKFQNEEVSKNMEKLSSGMRINRAGDDASGLAVSEKMRTQVNGLRQAERNTEDGMSLIQTTEGYLQESNDIIQRIRTLAIQSSNGIYTDEDRQMIQVEVSQLIDEVDRIASQAEFNKMNLLQGDFARGSRATSMWFHIGPNQHQRERVFIATMTARALNLKGQSGDLLSLSTADKSNDAIGTLDAALTRISKQRANLGAYFNRLEHAAKGLMNAYENTQASESRIRDADMAEETVAFTKNQILVQSGTAMLAQANVRPQGVLSLLR is encoded by the coding sequence ATGATCATAAACCACAATTTAGCCGCGATCAACTCACATCGCGTCCTCAAGTTCCAAAACGAGGAAGTCTCCAAAAATATGGAGAAACTATCCTCTGGTATGCGAATCAACCGAGCAGGTGATGATGCATCAGGCCTAGCCGTTTCGGAAAAAATGAGAACGCAAGTGAATGGTCTTAGACAAGCAGAGAGAAATACCGAAGACGGTATGAGCCTTATCCAAACAACGGAAGGTTATTTGCAAGAATCGAATGATATCATTCAAAGAATTCGAACTCTTGCAATTCAGTCGTCTAACGGTATTTATACTGACGAAGACAGACAAATGATCCAAGTCGAAGTTTCACAACTTATTGACGAAGTAGACAGAATAGCTTCTCAAGCTGAATTCAATAAAATGAATTTGCTTCAAGGTGATTTTGCTCGTGGATCTAGAGCAACCTCTATGTGGTTTCATATCGGACCCAACCAACACCAAAGAGAAAGAGTGTTCATTGCAACAATGACTGCACGTGCACTTAATCTTAAAGGTCAAAGTGGAGATCTCTTGTCTTTGTCCACAGCTGACAAGTCAAACGATGCGATCGGAACTTTGGATGCTGCGTTAACTCGCATTAGCAAACAAAGAGCAAACTTAGGTGCTTACTTTAATCGTCTTGAGCATGCTGCAAAAGGGCTCATGAACGCTTATGAGAATACCCAAGCCTCCGAGTCTAGGATCCGTGATGCGGATATGGCAGAAGAAACTGTGGCTTTCACAAAGAACCAGATTTTAGTTCAATCTGGAACTGCTATGTTAGCTCAGGCGAATGTTCGTCCACAAGGAGTTCTTTCACTTCTACGTTAA
- a CDS encoding LIC_10740 family protein, translating into MNTHLQKIKDYLLSLSQTVKILVIRFYKIGTGETKLTRDFIFLFASWFSLLIFFSFFILAEQNPFRLLVPFQLYSYPSLDHREPIVIYISNGEGEQIPIHRKVLKQEETGDFIYQIVGEVGSPPYFDSVEALAKDGKLFSPKKLLDIRYALKQSWFLEKDSKLVIDWNVQILQDVMEKYRLPRTKSEETSDSEEENPNAPVDTITYYSGGTETGPKEPEEVTNKRKILAMESTIRALNASLFENFKNIKSIEHHFSGEASPVYHWESLSSQVSRP; encoded by the coding sequence ATGAATACGCATCTTCAAAAGATTAAGGATTATCTACTTTCGCTAAGCCAAACGGTAAAAATACTCGTCATTCGATTTTACAAAATCGGAACGGGGGAAACGAAACTCACTCGAGATTTTATTTTTTTGTTTGCCTCTTGGTTTTCTCTTCTGATCTTTTTTAGTTTTTTTATTTTAGCAGAACAAAATCCATTCAGGTTACTTGTTCCTTTCCAACTCTATTCTTATCCCTCCCTTGACCATAGAGAACCTATTGTGATTTACATATCCAATGGAGAAGGGGAACAAATCCCCATCCACAGAAAAGTTTTAAAACAGGAAGAAACAGGGGATTTTATCTATCAAATCGTAGGTGAAGTGGGTTCACCACCTTACTTTGATTCAGTGGAAGCTTTGGCAAAAGATGGAAAACTTTTTTCTCCTAAAAAACTTTTGGACATTCGATATGCTCTAAAGCAGTCCTGGTTTTTGGAAAAAGATTCGAAACTTGTGATTGATTGGAATGTACAAATTCTACAAGACGTAATGGAGAAATATAGACTCCCTCGCACAAAATCTGAGGAAACTAGCGATTCAGAAGAGGAAAATCCGAACGCACCAGTGGACACTATCACCTATTATTCAGGTGGTACGGAAACTGGTCCCAAAGAACCAGAAGAAGTCACTAACAAACGTAAAATTCTAGCAATGGAATCCACCATACGTGCGTTAAATGCAAGCCTCTTTGAAAACTTTAAAAACATAAAATCAATCGAACACCATTTTTCTGGAGAAGCAAGTCCTGTTTACCACTGGGAATCCTTGTCTTCGCAAGTGAGCCGACCTTAA
- a CDS encoding N-acetylmuramoyl-L-alanine amidase family protein, with the protein MAFSDLKSILPELSTKLKKFTRVGSIYTPQGNLQFRLGSSFYTLDGKIYKIPKAILKKEDDVFLPLDLVEAVLLNLISYDVRYQFKETELWVLIPKEPVPKRNLNVKAIVIDAGHGGKDPGTSDPTGYFEKDVSLGVARYTYLYLRKYYPEIRVQMVRKNDSFVELEDRSKLANQVLQDTRDVVFISFHCNASLSDKAAGFEVYYLSQSPSTEAARETALLENRYVGKHKNPVVSQIQSQMLSSVTQRRSKKLATAVAEQYERALSPEIPSRGVKKADFSVLRGSLMPAVLVEMGYLTNPEESRKLRDKTYQKKIARSVIKGIHEYASSKD; encoded by the coding sequence GTGGCATTTTCAGATTTAAAATCGATTCTGCCAGAACTCTCCACCAAACTAAAAAAATTCACAAGAGTTGGTTCGATTTACACTCCCCAAGGCAATTTACAATTTCGACTAGGGTCCAGTTTTTATACTCTGGATGGAAAAATTTACAAAATCCCGAAAGCCATTTTGAAAAAAGAAGACGATGTGTTTCTTCCTTTGGATCTAGTGGAAGCCGTTTTACTGAACTTAATCTCCTATGATGTTCGTTACCAATTCAAAGAAACGGAACTTTGGGTTCTTATCCCCAAAGAACCAGTCCCCAAACGAAACCTAAATGTAAAAGCCATTGTGATTGATGCAGGACACGGAGGAAAAGACCCGGGCACTTCGGATCCTACAGGATACTTTGAAAAGGATGTAAGCCTTGGTGTAGCCCGTTACACTTATTTGTACTTACGAAAATATTACCCAGAAATTCGGGTGCAGATGGTTCGTAAAAATGATAGTTTTGTGGAGCTCGAAGATCGTTCGAAGCTTGCCAATCAAGTTTTGCAAGATACAAGGGATGTGGTTTTTATCAGTTTCCATTGTAATGCCTCCCTTTCGGATAAGGCAGCTGGATTTGAAGTCTATTATCTTTCCCAAAGTCCAAGTACCGAAGCGGCCCGTGAAACGGCCCTATTGGAAAATCGGTATGTGGGTAAACATAAGAACCCAGTTGTCTCCCAGATCCAATCCCAGATGTTGTCTAGTGTCACCCAAAGGCGGTCAAAGAAATTGGCAACTGCCGTTGCAGAACAATATGAAAGGGCCTTAAGCCCAGAGATTCCGTCCCGAGGTGTGAAAAAGGCAGATTTTTCCGTCTTGCGAGGAAGCCTTATGCCTGCGGTACTTGTGGAAATGGGGTATCTGACAAACCCTGAAGAGAGTAGGAAATTACGGGATAAAACCTACCAAAAGAAAATTGCACGCAGTGTCATCAAAGGAATTCATGAATACGCATCTTCAAAAGATTAA
- a CDS encoding DEAD/DEAH box helicase, whose product MKFNELPFHESLSKALDKIGYTELTPIQAKSIPFAMEGNDLTGLAQTGTGKTMAFLLPTLHRLLSAEEEEALPYALVLAPTRELTIQIAEEAKKLLEFTDLGVATIIGGTDYKSQEQALGNKACLIVATPGRLIDFVKNHGLSLENIKVVILDEADRMFDMGFVQDLKYIFHKCKNRKQSLLFSATLSYEVVRLASKYLNDPIEVHINPEKVITERIDQNLLHLGREEKLPYLVNSLLHNEIEGLGIIFTNYKMNIPKIVSVLRKFGITATGLSSELDQKKRIRLLRDFKAGKYKYLIATDVASRGIDIENIDVVYNYDLPQDAENYVHRIGRTARAGRKGMSIGFCSETDYTELERIERYLNSKIPMGEIREEYLEFPKGEFTPVFADESIPGEKKYQDRERGERGGRGGKPRHGGEQRGGEHRSGDRNGNRSGDRGRGKGKGEKHHPPAKMSHPHQHEGEGDHKHPAKMTHHEFKHGHHPKDGKGKGQHKKNQSGKSYQKNDPRRNLFDINEVKKSKKQKQSIWQRILSIFKKD is encoded by the coding sequence ATGAAATTTAACGAATTACCCTTTCACGAGTCACTCTCTAAAGCCCTAGATAAAATCGGCTACACAGAACTCACCCCCATCCAAGCCAAGTCCATTCCATTCGCGATGGAAGGAAACGACCTCACAGGCCTTGCACAAACAGGTACTGGAAAGACTATGGCTTTTTTACTGCCCACTCTCCACAGGCTTTTATCTGCCGAAGAAGAGGAGGCTCTCCCTTATGCCCTAGTCCTTGCACCTACAAGAGAACTCACCATCCAAATTGCCGAAGAAGCAAAAAAACTTTTAGAGTTCACGGACCTCGGAGTGGCTACCATCATCGGGGGAACCGATTATAAGTCCCAAGAACAGGCGTTAGGAAATAAGGCTTGTCTGATTGTCGCAACTCCTGGACGACTCATTGACTTTGTCAAAAATCACGGCCTCTCTTTGGAAAATATCAAAGTGGTGATTTTGGATGAAGCGGACAGAATGTTCGATATGGGATTTGTCCAAGATCTCAAATACATCTTTCACAAATGTAAAAACAGAAAACAGTCTCTTCTTTTTAGTGCAACTCTCAGCTACGAAGTGGTTCGTCTTGCGAGTAAGTATTTGAACGATCCAATTGAAGTCCATATCAATCCAGAAAAAGTCATCACCGAAAGAATCGACCAAAACTTACTCCATTTAGGAAGGGAAGAAAAACTCCCTTACCTTGTGAATTCACTTTTGCATAATGAGATCGAAGGCCTGGGCATCATTTTTACTAACTACAAAATGAACATCCCAAAGATTGTTTCTGTACTTAGAAAGTTTGGAATTACGGCAACAGGACTTTCTTCGGAACTCGACCAAAAAAAACGGATTCGTTTGTTACGTGATTTCAAAGCGGGAAAATACAAATACCTGATTGCCACTGATGTTGCTTCTCGCGGGATCGATATCGAAAATATCGATGTGGTTTATAATTATGATCTACCACAAGATGCAGAAAACTATGTGCATCGTATTGGACGTACTGCCCGTGCGGGAAGAAAGGGAATGTCGATTGGATTTTGTTCTGAAACAGATTATACCGAACTCGAACGAATTGAACGTTACCTAAATTCCAAAATTCCCATGGGAGAAATCCGGGAAGAGTATTTGGAATTTCCGAAGGGAGAGTTCACTCCTGTATTTGCCGATGAATCCATTCCTGGTGAAAAAAAATACCAAGACCGGGAAAGGGGAGAACGCGGCGGTCGTGGTGGAAAACCAAGACATGGGGGAGAGCAGAGAGGCGGAGAACACAGGTCAGGTGACAGAAACGGGAACCGTTCGGGAGACCGTGGACGTGGGAAAGGAAAAGGGGAAAAACACCACCCGCCAGCAAAGATGTCACACCCGCACCAACATGAGGGAGAAGGTGATCATAAACACCCGGCCAAAATGACCCACCATGAATTCAAACATGGCCATCATCCTAAGGATGGAAAAGGCAAAGGCCAACATAAGAAAAACCAGTCAGGGAAATCTTACCAAAAGAATGATCCAAGAAGAAATCTCTTCGATATCAACGAAGTGAAAAAATCTAAAAAACAGAAACAATCGATTTGGCAGCGAATTCTTTCTATCTTCAAAAAAGATTAG
- a CDS encoding class I SAM-dependent methyltransferase gives MSLFEFSPHKKFPEYYEECRLTGVLRYLPAKQREYGDSYFMEEYKSQYKKSYYDDEPNLRGMAKRRLHNLESVGAKPKGSSLLEIGSAAGFFLDEARTAGYHTRGLELSPKEVEYSKSTLGLDVDQTSVLSVDSLLWKHSFDVIAAFFVIEHIEDIEGIWKRLGDWILPGGHLYLAVPSSFGPSFQTNPKEWFLTHPTDHFFDYSVHSLKKLLSILGFEVNYVRPMSYHSYRDLGPRGKLPEWLYRLYANQFAYGDTIELIARKLKH, from the coding sequence TTGAGTTTATTCGAATTTTCACCCCATAAAAAATTCCCTGAGTATTATGAAGAATGCAGACTTACAGGTGTTCTTCGGTATCTTCCTGCAAAACAGAGAGAGTATGGGGACAGTTACTTTATGGAAGAGTATAAGTCCCAATACAAAAAATCTTATTATGATGATGAACCAAACTTACGGGGTATGGCAAAACGGAGGCTCCACAATTTAGAATCGGTGGGGGCAAAACCAAAAGGAAGTTCTCTTTTGGAAATTGGATCGGCTGCTGGTTTTTTTTTGGATGAAGCAAGGACTGCCGGTTACCACACACGGGGTCTCGAACTTTCTCCGAAAGAAGTGGAATATTCTAAATCCACACTGGGCCTCGATGTAGACCAAACTTCTGTTTTGTCAGTGGATAGTCTTTTATGGAAACATTCTTTTGATGTCATTGCTGCCTTTTTTGTCATCGAACATATTGAAGACATTGAAGGGATTTGGAAAAGGCTAGGGGATTGGATTTTGCCCGGTGGGCATTTGTATTTAGCGGTTCCTTCCAGTTTTGGCCCCAGTTTCCAAACCAATCCCAAGGAATGGTTTTTAACCCATCCAACTGACCACTTTTTTGACTACTCTGTTCACTCTTTGAAAAAACTCTTGTCAATCCTTGGCTTCGAGGTGAACTATGTAAGACCTATGTCGTATCACTCCTACCGGGATTTAGGGCCTAGAGGCAAACTCCCCGAATGGCTGTATCGCCTCTATGCAAACCAATTTGCCTATGGTGATACCATCGAACTAATCGCCAGAAAATTAAAACACTGA
- a CDS encoding tetratricopeptide repeat protein, producing MDPIQKNRFRIEEQSSQPSYYQEDPYLRNLGREKETTYESETTARRPVLSFLFWSFLVALVLGFLSAGYWWYLEKKKNPEEIAKALKNLPTDKKALNLLVDKPYLPDDSVNPKLAACLNAYHNRYVNRVGNVCEEFLNSPGSDEDKSIALTVLGVMYDEAGRYINAIERLEKAIQYDSKNYFAFYNLSLAFKHAGKFEEARRAAERAKEIAPNDYRVALLQGNLFQEIGDPASAIEAYKEGQSLAPTDVTLTYNLAISYLKQGNIAEAIAEFQKVIQTAPNSQTAVLSYGHLGTIFYQREDYDRAEFYFREVIRLKTNDAKSYYNLGLVYLKKKVPEEAAKYFQKALDSNANEPEVYRYIADAFLSMGQTNMAITALKKALLLKPSDVDSLFALSELYYKKGELVEAESLFRRIIRLTPGDTYSETAYVNLGIILDEMERYSESITAFEGALSLNPKNQSAYYNLGLTYLHAGKPTMAIESLRKSQALDPNHVPPRLAIADYYLENRFYSEAIAEYEEAIAWKPELYEARLKLADVYIQTKNFPAAEKMLVYVLENSKDPKEIKLAHRKLALNYASSGNSGLSKKAKEEAFRASHIDPEDMESRLVLSKILIDSGSLVDREKAIEELTVITRSDVTPTISSKAHNYLGVCYFKNGEFKRALSSFQTAIDLNPSLTEAYENKRAARAQYEKSLESKKRTYF from the coding sequence ATGGATCCCATCCAAAAAAACCGGTTTCGTATAGAGGAACAATCCTCACAGCCAAGTTATTACCAGGAAGATCCATACTTACGGAACCTGGGTCGTGAAAAAGAAACCACTTACGAATCAGAAACTACGGCCCGTCGTCCTGTTTTATCCTTTTTATTTTGGTCCTTCCTAGTTGCCCTCGTTCTTGGATTTTTATCCGCCGGGTATTGGTGGTATCTGGAGAAAAAAAAGAATCCAGAAGAGATCGCAAAAGCCTTAAAGAACCTTCCCACAGATAAAAAGGCCCTAAACCTTCTTGTGGATAAACCTTACCTTCCAGATGATTCCGTAAATCCGAAACTCGCGGCCTGTCTCAATGCCTATCACAACCGTTATGTGAACCGCGTTGGAAATGTTTGTGAGGAGTTTTTAAATTCACCAGGCTCAGACGAAGACAAATCCATTGCCCTCACCGTTCTTGGGGTGATGTATGATGAAGCTGGTCGTTATATCAATGCGATCGAACGATTGGAAAAAGCCATCCAATACGATTCCAAAAACTATTTTGCATTTTATAATTTATCTCTCGCATTCAAACATGCGGGAAAATTTGAAGAAGCAAGACGGGCCGCAGAAAGGGCCAAAGAAATTGCTCCGAACGATTACCGTGTGGCACTCCTCCAAGGAAATTTATTCCAAGAGATTGGAGATCCGGCCAGTGCCATCGAAGCCTACAAAGAAGGGCAGTCTTTGGCACCCACAGATGTCACCCTTACATACAACTTAGCCATAAGTTATTTGAAACAAGGAAATATTGCAGAAGCCATTGCCGAATTCCAAAAAGTAATACAGACGGCACCTAATTCCCAAACAGCCGTTTTGTCTTATGGCCATCTTGGTACCATCTTCTACCAAAGAGAAGATTATGATAGGGCTGAGTTTTATTTCAGAGAAGTGATTCGTTTGAAAACAAACGATGCCAAATCTTACTATAACTTAGGTTTGGTGTATTTGAAAAAGAAGGTGCCAGAAGAAGCGGCCAAGTACTTTCAAAAAGCCCTCGATTCCAATGCCAACGAACCCGAAGTTTATCGTTATATTGCTGATGCCTTTTTATCCATGGGCCAAACCAATATGGCCATTACTGCCTTAAAAAAAGCTTTGTTACTGAAACCCAGTGATGTGGATTCTCTTTTTGCTTTGTCGGAACTCTATTATAAAAAAGGGGAACTTGTCGAAGCTGAAAGTTTGTTTCGCAGGATCATTCGCCTCACGCCAGGAGATACGTATTCGGAAACCGCTTATGTAAACCTTGGAATCATTTTGGATGAGATGGAACGGTATTCGGAAAGTATCACCGCTTTTGAAGGGGCACTTTCCTTAAATCCGAAAAACCAATCGGCATATTACAATTTGGGCCTAACTTATTTGCATGCCGGAAAACCTACAATGGCCATTGAGTCCCTTCGTAAGTCACAAGCCCTAGATCCGAACCATGTGCCACCACGACTTGCCATTGCCGATTATTATTTAGAAAATAGATTTTATTCAGAAGCAATCGCCGAATATGAAGAAGCTATTGCTTGGAAACCGGAACTGTATGAAGCAAGACTGAAACTGGCAGACGTATACATCCAAACCAAAAACTTTCCGGCCGCAGAAAAGATGCTCGTTTATGTTTTGGAAAATTCCAAAGACCCAAAAGAAATCAAACTCGCTCACAGAAAACTGGCACTGAATTATGCAAGTAGCGGGAACTCTGGGCTTTCTAAAAAGGCCAAAGAAGAAGCATTTCGTGCAAGCCACATCGATCCTGAAGATATGGAATCAAGGTTAGTTCTTTCTAAAATTTTAATTGATTCCGGTTCCCTTGTGGATCGTGAAAAAGCGATTGAAGAACTAACGGTCATTACTCGCTCTGATGTGACACCTACCATTTCTTCCAAAGCACATAATTATTTGGGAGTTTGTTATTTTAAAAATGGGGAATTTAAAAGAGCACTTTCTAGTTTCCAAACAGCCATTGACTTAAACCCAAGCCTTACGGAAGCTTATGAAAACAAAAGGGCAGCTCGGGCTCAGTATGAAAAATCTCTCGAATCCAAAAAGAGAACTTATTTTTGA
- the nusB gene encoding transcription antitermination factor NusB, translated as MSSRHRGRSLALMCLYQIDLVGTDPDRAMKFDWYDKKITREEKDYAVFLVKGVVENRKAIDTLIKKYSENWELSRISVVNRCILRLSILSLQKEPFLAAPVVINEAVELTKEFETDESAQFINGLLDAFYKKEIVANKPQ; from the coding sequence ATGAGTTCTAGACACCGCGGGCGAAGTCTCGCCTTAATGTGCCTCTACCAAATTGACCTGGTCGGAACCGATCCGGATCGGGCTATGAAATTCGATTGGTATGACAAAAAAATCACTCGTGAAGAAAAGGATTATGCTGTCTTTCTTGTGAAAGGAGTGGTCGAAAATCGAAAAGCGATCGATACTCTAATCAAGAAGTATTCGGAGAATTGGGAACTTTCGCGTATTTCCGTGGTCAACCGCTGTATTTTACGTTTATCAATTCTTAGTTTGCAAAAGGAACCTTTCCTTGCAGCCCCCGTTGTCATCAACGAAGCGGTGGAACTCACAAAAGAATTTGAAACGGACGAATCGGCACAGTTTATCAACGGATTACTTGATGCCTTCTATAAGAAGGAGATCGTAGCGAACAAACCCCAGTAA
- the ribH gene encoding 6,7-dimethyl-8-ribityllumazine synthase: MTATLEGTRIGNGQKHCVIVSKFNEFITESLLKGAKDAYRQHGIADSDVTVIYVPGAFELPQTVKRVLSSKKYQFSAIVCLGAVIRGATSHYDLVSGEAAKVGSVADGSVPVIFGVITTESIEQAIERAGTKAGNKGYEAATTAIEMANLFKEIG, translated from the coding sequence ATGACAGCTACACTGGAAGGCACACGCATCGGAAACGGACAAAAACATTGTGTCATCGTTTCAAAGTTCAATGAATTTATCACCGAGTCTCTACTCAAAGGAGCCAAAGATGCCTATAGACAACATGGAATCGCAGATTCCGATGTCACTGTCATCTATGTTCCCGGTGCCTTCGAACTTCCACAAACCGTAAAACGAGTTTTATCATCCAAAAAATACCAATTCTCTGCCATCGTATGCCTGGGGGCAGTAATTCGTGGTGCCACTTCTCATTATGATTTGGTTTCTGGGGAAGCCGCCAAAGTAGGGTCAGTGGCAGACGGATCCGTTCCTGTGATTTTTGGAGTCATCACTACAGAATCCATTGAACAAGCGATCGAAAGAGCCGGTACCAAAGCAGGAAACAAAGGATACGAGGCAGCCACCACAGCCATCGAAATGGCAAATCTTTTCAAAGAGATCGGATGA
- a CDS encoding SET domain-containing protein: MKKKKSVKKVKKRKPVVYTESDFIVKPSSIPNIGMGLFTKQTLYKGDTVGYYMGKIITDEQAESNKYVDSKYLLWICKDWWIYGEGKESNYTRYINHSSKPNAELITSVRWKTARFKVLKTIPAGAEIFFDYGKDYWDNVDFKPK; the protein is encoded by the coding sequence ATGAAGAAAAAGAAATCTGTAAAGAAGGTCAAAAAAAGAAAACCGGTAGTCTATACCGAGAGTGACTTTATTGTAAAACCTTCCTCTATTCCTAATATTGGAATGGGACTATTCACCAAACAAACATTATACAAGGGTGATACTGTAGGTTATTACATGGGTAAAATCATTACCGATGAACAAGCGGAATCAAACAAATACGTAGACTCAAAATACCTACTTTGGATCTGTAAAGACTGGTGGATTTATGGGGAAGGAAAGGAATCGAATTACACCCGTTACATCAACCATTCTTCAAAACCCAATGCGGAACTCATCACCTCTGTCAGATGGAAAACCGCTAGGTTCAAAGTGTTAAAAACAATCCCTGCGGGAGCAGAAATTTTCTTCGATTACGGAAAAGACTACTGGGACAACGTGGACTTCAAACCGAAATAA
- a CDS encoding glycoside hydrolase family 57 protein, with the protein MNHFVKGHLVFVLHAHLPFVRHPGYVTPFIEENWLNEAILETYIPLIRVFRNLKKESVRFRITMSFTPTLSLMLTDPYLQNGFRKYIKNLISLAKHETKRTTYDPHLNYLSKRYLEHFLDTESIFEETNGDLTKSFLPFIESGELEAMTSPATHAFLPFYDSESSIFRSQLKNGRRTFRRIWGRDPKGIWLSECGYTQKLEEELDREGFRYFFVDTHGITHASPRPKFGVYAPVEVGRGVFAFGRDPESSNQVWSSIDGYPGDFRYREYYRDIGHDLPWEDISPYLHSNGVRINTSIKYFRITGKTQDKGYYHPDWAMEAAGNHAEDFLRNRIRQAEHLFETNKQPAIIVSPYDAELYGHWWYEGPQFIEFLFKKIHFNQNTIMLSHPMEAARGIPRVQSVEMKMSSWGENGYGEVWLNSTNDWIYPLIHSLSIRMHKRAHEFGSGTDLQKRILKQMGRELLLLQSSDWAFIMKTGTMVDYAVRRTNVHANLFLTLEGMLNGPVEEGILAAAENENNAFPDIRIEDFY; encoded by the coding sequence ATGAATCATTTTGTAAAAGGGCATTTGGTTTTTGTATTACATGCCCACCTACCGTTTGTTAGGCATCCTGGGTATGTGACTCCTTTTATCGAAGAAAACTGGTTAAACGAGGCCATCCTAGAAACCTACATCCCTCTTATCAGAGTGTTTCGAAATTTAAAAAAAGAGTCGGTTCGTTTTCGAATCACCATGTCGTTTACACCTACACTCTCTTTAATGTTAACAGATCCGTATTTGCAAAATGGATTTCGAAAGTACATAAAGAATTTAATTAGTTTAGCAAAACACGAAACCAAACGAACAACATACGATCCACATCTCAATTATCTTTCGAAACGTTATTTGGAACATTTTTTAGATACAGAATCTATCTTTGAAGAAACGAATGGTGATTTAACAAAAAGTTTTCTTCCCTTTATCGAATCAGGTGAATTGGAAGCCATGACAAGTCCTGCCACCCATGCCTTTTTACCTTTTTATGATTCGGAAAGTTCCATCTTTCGTTCCCAACTAAAGAATGGTAGGCGGACCTTCCGCCGTATCTGGGGAAGGGATCCCAAAGGCATTTGGCTTTCCGAATGTGGATACACACAAAAACTAGAAGAGGAACTGGACCGGGAAGGATTTCGGTATTTCTTTGTGGACACACATGGAATCACACATGCAAGCCCGAGACCCAAGTTTGGTGTGTATGCACCGGTGGAAGTGGGGCGTGGGGTTTTTGCTTTCGGTAGAGATCCAGAAAGTAGCAACCAAGTATGGAGTTCTATTGATGGGTATCCAGGAGATTTCCGGTACAGGGAATACTATCGTGACATAGGCCATGACCTCCCTTGGGAAGATATCTCCCCATACCTTCATTCCAATGGAGTGAGGATCAATACCAGTATCAAATACTTTCGGATCACTGGGAAAACTCAGGACAAAGGATACTACCATCCTGACTGGGCGATGGAGGCGGCAGGAAACCATGCGGAAGATTTTTTACGAAACCGCATCCGCCAAGCGGAACATTTATTTGAAACAAACAAACAGCCAGCAATCATCGTGTCCCCGTACGACGCTGAGTTATATGGTCACTGGTGGTATGAGGGCCCGCAGTTTATCGAATTTCTTTTCAAAAAAATCCATTTTAACCAAAACACCATTATGCTTTCCCATCCTATGGAGGCAGCCCGTGGCATTCCGCGCGTCCAGTCAGTGGAAATGAAAATGTCTAGTTGGGGGGAAAATGGATACGGTGAGGTATGGCTCAATTCCACCAATGACTGGATTTATCCTCTCATCCATTCCTTAAGCATAAGAATGCACAAAAGGGCCCACGAATTTGGATCGGGAACCGATTTACAGAAACGGATTTTGAAACAAATGGGAAGGGAGCTCTTATTATTACAAAGTAGCGACTGGGCCTTTATCATGAAAACGGGAACTATGGTCGATTATGCGGTGCGTCGTACCAATGTGCACGCCAATCTCTTTTTGACTTTAGAAGGGATGTTAAACGGTCCCGTGGAGGAAGGAATCCTTGCGGCCGCAGAGAATGAAAACAATGCTTTTCCCGACATTCGAATCGAAGATTTCTATTAG